One part of the Leucobacter triazinivorans genome encodes these proteins:
- the trmD gene encoding tRNA (guanosine(37)-N1)-methyltransferase TrmD gives MRIDIVSIFPGYFESLGLSLLGRASQKGLIDVRVHDLRDAAHDRHRTVDDTPAGGGAGMVMKPEPWGEMLDGILASDDADPDPVIIFPSPAGEVFDQRMARELAEERHLVFGCGRYEGIDHRVFDEYSARGRVRLVSIGDYVLNGGEVATIAMIEAIGRLVPGVVGNPASLVEESHEEDGLLEYPSYTKPAQWRGHAVPPVLLSGNHAAVDAWRREQRIERTREVRPELLPPELRGASRGRHAADESRR, from the coding sequence ATGAGGATCGACATCGTCTCGATCTTCCCCGGCTATTTCGAGTCGCTCGGACTCTCGCTGCTCGGCAGGGCATCGCAGAAGGGTCTCATCGACGTGCGGGTGCACGATCTGCGGGATGCCGCGCATGATCGGCACCGCACGGTCGACGACACGCCTGCCGGCGGCGGCGCCGGAATGGTCATGAAGCCCGAGCCGTGGGGCGAGATGCTCGACGGGATCCTCGCATCGGACGACGCGGACCCGGATCCCGTGATCATCTTTCCCTCGCCCGCCGGTGAGGTCTTCGACCAGCGCATGGCCCGCGAGCTCGCGGAGGAGCGGCACCTGGTCTTCGGCTGCGGCCGCTACGAGGGGATCGATCACCGGGTCTTCGACGAGTACTCCGCGCGCGGGCGCGTGCGTCTCGTGAGTATCGGAGACTACGTGCTCAACGGAGGAGAGGTCGCGACGATCGCCATGATCGAGGCGATCGGGCGCCTGGTGCCCGGAGTGGTGGGCAACCCGGCAAGCCTCGTCGAGGAATCGCACGAGGAAGACGGGCTGCTGGAGTACCCCAGCTACACGAAGCCCGCGCAGTGGCGCGGGCATGCGGTGCCTCCGGTACTGCTGAGCGGCAATCACGCGGCGGTCGACGCGTGGCGACGCGAGCAGCGCATCGAGCGCACGCGCGAGGTGCGTCCCGAGCTGCTGCCGCCTGAGCTGCGCGGAGCCTCGCGGGGACGGCACGCCGCGGACGAGTCTCGCCGCTAG
- a CDS encoding LCP family protein, with the protein MLTLLSGLGAWAVLARVDWIELAPRDLDPDTVYLFVGADAGIARDPSDVQYTEDADAPARADVLLLVRLGASGEASAVSVPRDVVATGIGRPIRLALTLLDGPQLLVDGVCGGLGVEVDRVVVIDGRGFAELVDAVGGIEVDVSAPLRDPAAELRLDEAGLQRLDGATALALVRSRHAETLVDGTWVAQDEAGGAVDRAAWAGLVLDRVRAAIGDAAPWTLARAAWAASSGVTIGGGLHPVELLRLASADVAPSVLPTRTIGGGLPRVPGDEGEAVLREAGFDTGCRVGAAGATGRAHPSHAPTG; encoded by the coding sequence GTGCTGACCCTGCTCTCGGGGCTCGGTGCGTGGGCGGTGCTCGCGCGGGTCGACTGGATCGAGCTCGCGCCGCGCGATCTCGATCCCGATACCGTCTATCTCTTCGTCGGCGCCGATGCGGGAATCGCGCGAGACCCGTCCGACGTCCAGTACACGGAGGATGCGGACGCTCCTGCACGAGCGGACGTGCTGCTGCTCGTGCGCCTCGGCGCCTCGGGCGAGGCGAGCGCGGTGTCGGTTCCGCGGGATGTCGTCGCGACCGGGATCGGTCGGCCCATCCGGCTCGCGCTGACGCTGCTCGACGGCCCGCAGCTGCTCGTCGACGGCGTGTGCGGAGGGCTCGGCGTCGAGGTCGACCGCGTCGTCGTCATCGACGGGCGCGGCTTCGCCGAGCTCGTCGACGCGGTCGGCGGGATCGAGGTCGACGTATCCGCACCCCTCCGCGATCCCGCGGCCGAGCTGCGCCTGGACGAGGCGGGACTCCAGCGCCTCGATGGCGCCACCGCCCTGGCGCTCGTCCGGTCCCGCCACGCCGAGACCCTCGTCGACGGGACTTGGGTGGCGCAGGACGAGGCGGGCGGCGCGGTGGACCGGGCCGCGTGGGCCGGGCTGGTCCTGGATCGCGTTCGCGCGGCCATCGGCGACGCCGCCCCGTGGACGCTCGCGCGTGCCGCCTGGGCCGCGAGCAGCGGCGTCACGATCGGCGGCGGCCTGCACCCCGTGGAGCTGCTGCGACTCGCGAGCGCGGACGTGGCTCCGAGCGTGCTCCCCACGCGCACGATCGGGGGCGGCCTGCCCCGTGTGCCCGGCGACGAGGGCGAAGCCGTGCTGCGCGAGGCTGGATTCGACACCGGGTGCCGGGTCGGCGCCGCCGGGGCGACAGGGCGCGCGCATCCTTCGCACGCTCCGACCGGGTAG
- the ffh gene encoding signal recognition particle protein — MATFGNLSQRLTDTFKNLRAKGKLSASDVDSTVREIRRALLEADVALDVVKAFTATVRERALGDEVNQALNPAQQVVQIVNEELVGILGGEQRRLQFAKNPPTVIMLAGLQGAGKTTLAGKLAKWLKDQGHTPLLVACDLQRPNAVTQLGVVAEQAGVSVFAPEPGNGVGDPVRVATDGVAEARRAHYDFVIIDTAGRLGVDAELMQQASDIRRATDPDEVLFVIDAMIGQDAVATAQAFQEGVDFTGVVLTKLDGDARGGAALSIRSLTGRPILFASTGEGLGDFEPFHPDRMASRILDLGDILTLIEQAQQTFDEEEARKVAEKIASDAFTLDDFLGQMQQLRKAGSIKKMMGMLPGMGKMKEQLDGFDEREIVRTEAIIQSMTREERANPKILNGSRRLRIAKGSGMTVTDVNQLVQRFEQAAKMMKTVARGGVPQIPGMGAVPGMGGHGGKKKPQGKGKGAKRSGNPAKRAQEAAGIAAKPAQAGGSGFGLGAGAGAQPSEEDLAKLQQMLGKGLR, encoded by the coding sequence ATGGCTACTTTCGGAAACCTCTCGCAGCGGCTCACCGACACCTTCAAGAACCTGCGCGCGAAGGGCAAGCTCTCGGCCTCCGACGTCGACAGCACGGTGCGTGAGATCCGCCGCGCTCTGCTCGAGGCCGACGTTGCCCTCGACGTCGTGAAGGCCTTCACCGCCACGGTGCGCGAGCGCGCCCTGGGCGATGAGGTGAATCAGGCGCTCAACCCGGCGCAGCAGGTCGTGCAGATCGTCAACGAGGAGCTCGTCGGCATTCTGGGCGGCGAGCAGCGCAGGCTGCAGTTCGCGAAGAATCCGCCGACCGTCATCATGCTCGCCGGGCTGCAGGGCGCCGGCAAGACGACGCTCGCGGGCAAGCTCGCGAAGTGGCTGAAGGATCAGGGCCACACGCCTCTGCTCGTGGCCTGCGACCTGCAGCGCCCCAACGCCGTCACCCAGTTGGGCGTCGTCGCCGAGCAGGCGGGGGTCTCCGTTTTTGCGCCCGAGCCCGGGAACGGGGTCGGCGACCCGGTGCGGGTGGCCACGGACGGCGTGGCCGAAGCGCGTCGTGCGCACTACGACTTCGTGATCATCGACACCGCCGGCCGCCTCGGTGTCGATGCCGAGCTCATGCAGCAGGCCTCCGACATCCGCAGGGCCACAGACCCCGACGAGGTGCTCTTCGTCATCGATGCCATGATCGGGCAGGACGCCGTGGCGACGGCGCAGGCCTTCCAGGAGGGCGTCGACTTCACCGGCGTCGTGCTCACCAAGCTCGACGGCGATGCGCGGGGCGGTGCGGCGCTCTCGATTCGGAGCCTCACGGGGCGCCCGATCCTCTTCGCGTCGACCGGGGAGGGGCTCGGGGACTTCGAGCCGTTCCACCCGGATCGCATGGCGAGCCGCATTCTCGACCTCGGCGACATTCTCACGCTCATCGAACAGGCGCAGCAGACCTTCGACGAGGAGGAGGCCCGCAAGGTCGCGGAGAAGATCGCCTCGGACGCCTTCACGCTCGACGACTTCCTCGGCCAGATGCAGCAGCTGCGCAAGGCGGGGTCCATCAAGAAGATGATGGGGATGCTGCCCGGAATGGGCAAGATGAAGGAGCAGCTCGACGGCTTCGACGAGCGCGAGATCGTGCGCACCGAGGCCATCATCCAGTCGATGACCCGCGAGGAGCGCGCGAATCCGAAGATCCTCAACGGCTCCCGGCGCCTGCGCATCGCGAAGGGGTCCGGCATGACGGTGACCGACGTGAACCAGCTGGTGCAGCGCTTCGAGCAGGCCGCGAAGATGATGAAGACCGTGGCGCGCGGCGGCGTGCCGCAGATCCCGGGCATGGGCGCCGTGCCGGGCATGGGCGGTCACGGGGGCAAGAAGAAGCCGCAGGGCAAGGGCAAGGGCGCGAAGCGCTCGGGTAATCCCGCGAAGCGGGCGCAGGAAGCGGCGGGCATCGCGGCGAAGCCCGCTCAGGCCGGCGGTTCGGGCTTCGGGCTCGGAGCCGGTGCCGGCGCGCAGCCCAGCGAGGAGGACCTCGCCAAACTGCAGCAGATGCTCGGCAAGGGGCTGCGATAG
- a CDS encoding ABC transporter ATP-binding protein encodes MSRDPNYPYDREALRATLRTIEQTPGVAKPDPILTVHDVERRFGGMTAVSVDHLEVQRGAITALIGPNGAGKTTFFNLITGFDQPSNAQKLFGGGDARWSFNGRDLRRTSASHAARAGMVRTFQLTKALSRMTVLENMLIGAANQPGENLFVGLIKPLWAARERENIERAEELLSRFKLDAKKNDMAGDLSGGQKKLLEMARALMSDPAMVMLDEPMAGVNPALTQSLLDHIQALRDEGTTVLFVEHDMHMVRHISDWVVVMAQGEIIAEGLPEDVMHSAAVVDAYLGAHHDKDLGDDDALTTGVVRAIATEAAAEAGEETR; translated from the coding sequence ATGTCTAGAGACCCGAACTACCCCTACGACAGGGAAGCGCTCCGCGCGACGCTGCGCACGATCGAGCAGACTCCCGGTGTCGCGAAGCCCGATCCCATCCTCACGGTGCACGATGTCGAACGGCGGTTCGGCGGCATGACCGCGGTGAGCGTCGACCACCTCGAAGTGCAGCGCGGAGCGATCACCGCGCTGATCGGACCGAACGGGGCGGGCAAGACCACGTTCTTCAACCTCATCACCGGCTTCGATCAGCCGTCGAACGCGCAGAAGCTCTTCGGCGGCGGCGACGCGCGCTGGTCATTCAACGGGCGGGACCTGCGCCGCACCAGCGCGTCCCACGCCGCGCGCGCCGGCATGGTGCGCACCTTCCAGCTGACGAAGGCCCTCAGCCGCATGACGGTGCTCGAGAACATGCTCATCGGCGCCGCCAACCAGCCCGGTGAGAACCTGTTCGTGGGGCTCATCAAGCCGCTCTGGGCGGCGCGGGAACGCGAGAACATCGAGCGGGCGGAAGAGCTGCTCTCCCGCTTCAAACTCGACGCGAAGAAGAACGACATGGCGGGCGACCTGTCCGGCGGGCAGAAGAAACTCCTGGAGATGGCGCGCGCGCTCATGTCGGATCCGGCCATGGTGATGCTGGACGAGCCGATGGCGGGCGTGAACCCCGCACTGACGCAGAGCCTGCTCGATCACATCCAGGCGCTGCGCGACGAGGGCACCACGGTGCTCTTCGTCGAGCACGACATGCACATGGTGCGGCACATCAGCGACTGGGTCGTGGTGATGGCGCAGGGCGAGATCATCGCCGAGGGCCTCCCCGAGGACGTGATGCACAGCGCCGCGGTGGTCGACGCCTACCTCGGGGCGCATCATGACAAGGATCTCGGCGACGACGACGCGCTCACGACCGGCGTCGTGCGCGCCATCGCCACGGAGGCGGCCGCAGAGGCCGGGGAGGAGACGCGATGA
- the rimM gene encoding ribosome maturation factor RimM (Essential for efficient processing of 16S rRNA), whose protein sequence is MADARERARAPRPASGAGSLRVGRLTKPHGLKGGIKLELFTDNPELRFVPGAIFHLQVPEDSPWFGRTITMRELRWFNDAPVGFFEELPDRTAAEGIVRAILWIDEQAVAAGEEENAWYDHQLVGMSVVRDDAVLGTVAEVQHFPAQDLLAVTTDRGTVLVPFVEAIVPSVDVEAGVVRVTPPTGLFDDADGADGPGEVAESAGAGETEDTGEAGGR, encoded by the coding sequence ATGGCCGACGCGCGCGAGCGTGCACGAGCTCCCCGTCCCGCTAGCGGGGCGGGGAGCTTGCGCGTGGGGCGCCTGACCAAGCCGCACGGCTTGAAGGGCGGGATCAAGCTCGAGCTCTTCACCGACAATCCCGAGCTGAGATTCGTGCCCGGTGCGATCTTCCACCTGCAGGTGCCCGAGGACTCGCCCTGGTTCGGTCGCACCATCACCATGCGCGAGCTGCGCTGGTTCAACGACGCTCCGGTGGGCTTCTTCGAGGAGCTTCCCGACCGCACGGCGGCCGAGGGGATCGTGCGCGCGATCCTCTGGATCGACGAGCAGGCCGTCGCCGCGGGCGAGGAGGAGAACGCCTGGTACGACCATCAGCTCGTCGGGATGTCGGTGGTGCGCGACGACGCCGTGCTGGGCACGGTGGCCGAGGTGCAGCACTTCCCGGCGCAGGACCTCCTCGCCGTGACGACCGATCGCGGCACCGTGCTCGTGCCCTTTGTCGAGGCCATCGTGCCGAGCGTCGACGTCGAGGCCGGCGTCGTGCGGGTGACGCCGCCCACGGGGCTCTTCGACGACGCCGACGGCGCGGACGGCCCCGGAGAGGTCGCGGAATCGGCCGGCGCCGGGGAGACCGAGGACACGGGGGAGGCCGGGGGCCGATGA
- a CDS encoding branched-chain amino acid ABC transporter permease, with product MNFWIDLLQSILQTALSPTTAAFVLAAIGLNVHFGFTGLMNMGQAGFMLIGAYGFGVSVSFFGLGFWPALGIAIAAALVFALILGIPTLKLRGDYLAIVTISAAEIIRMTVKLAVLQDVTGGPSGIPGQQYRPVFTELSPLPEGRTTILGLEYANTGVDDWWTRLFAWGLVAFFLLITWLLMRSPWGRVLKGIREDEDAVRSLGKSAYAYKMQALMLGGVMGAFGGIVMALPAAMQPDSMGRPTTFNLWMIMLLGGAATIFGPLLGSILFFVVRLLLTSLAGEFIPGSLLSSQQTEQLAWVLIGISLILLVVFRPQGILGNKKELSFNV from the coding sequence ATGAATTTCTGGATCGACCTGCTGCAGAGCATCCTGCAGACCGCGCTCTCCCCCACGACTGCGGCATTCGTGCTCGCGGCGATCGGGCTCAACGTCCACTTCGGCTTCACCGGGCTCATGAACATGGGCCAGGCGGGCTTCATGCTCATCGGCGCGTACGGCTTCGGCGTCTCCGTCTCCTTCTTCGGACTCGGCTTCTGGCCCGCGCTCGGCATCGCGATCGCCGCGGCGCTCGTGTTCGCGCTGATCCTCGGCATCCCCACGCTCAAACTCCGCGGGGACTATCTCGCGATCGTCACGATCTCGGCTGCGGAGATCATCCGCATGACGGTGAAGCTCGCGGTGCTGCAGGACGTCACGGGCGGCCCCAGCGGCATCCCCGGCCAGCAGTATCGGCCGGTCTTCACCGAACTGTCGCCGCTTCCCGAGGGGCGGACCACCATCCTCGGTCTCGAGTACGCGAACACCGGCGTCGACGACTGGTGGACGAGGCTCTTCGCGTGGGGGCTCGTGGCCTTCTTCCTGCTCATCACCTGGCTGCTGATGCGCAGCCCGTGGGGCCGGGTGCTCAAGGGCATCCGCGAAGACGAGGACGCCGTGCGCAGCCTGGGCAAGAGCGCCTATGCCTACAAGATGCAGGCGCTGATGCTCGGCGGCGTGATGGGAGCCTTCGGCGGCATCGTGATGGCGCTCCCCGCGGCCATGCAACCCGATTCGATGGGCCGGCCCACGACGTTCAACCTGTGGATGATCATGCTGCTCGGCGGCGCGGCGACGATCTTCGGTCCGCTGCTCGGCAGCATCCTCTTCTTCGTGGTCCGGCTGCTGCTCACCAGCCTCGCGGGAGAGTTCATCCCCGGCTCGCTCCTGAGCTCGCAGCAGACGGAGCAGCTGGCCTGGGTGCTGATCGGCATCTCGCTGATCCTGCTGGTCGTGTTCAGACCACAAGGCATACTCGGGAACAAGAAGGAGTTGTCGTTCAATGTCTAG
- the rpsP gene encoding 30S ribosomal protein S16 — MAVKIRLKRLGKIRAPYYRIVVADSRTKRDGRVIEEIGKYHPTENPSFIEVDSDRAQYWLGVGAQPTEQVAAILKLTGDWGKFSGEGSTESQVQPVEPKAVFEADASKKTVLRPKADKPAAAPAAEAPAEEAAAETSED; from the coding sequence ATGGCTGTCAAGATCCGTCTGAAGCGCCTCGGCAAGATCCGCGCGCCCTACTACCGCATCGTCGTCGCCGATTCGCGCACCAAGCGCGACGGCCGCGTGATCGAGGAGATCGGCAAGTACCACCCGACCGAGAACCCCTCGTTCATCGAGGTCGACTCGGATCGCGCGCAGTACTGGCTCGGTGTCGGCGCGCAGCCGACCGAGCAGGTGGCCGCGATCCTCAAGCTCACCGGCGACTGGGGCAAGTTCTCGGGCGAGGGCAGCACCGAGTCGCAGGTGCAGCCGGTCGAGCCCAAGGCGGTCTTCGAGGCCGACGCCTCCAAGAAGACCGTGCTGCGCCCGAAGGCCGACAAGCCCGCTGCGGCTCCGGCTGCCGAGGCTCCGGCCGAAGAGGCCGCTGCCGAGACCAGCGAGGACTAA
- a CDS encoding ABC transporter ATP-binding protein, whose translation MTDSNLVVRADDLVAGYLPGINILNGCTLEAFRGELIGIIGPNGAGKSTLLKALFGLVDIRSGSVTLDGEDITNTATNQLVRKGVGFVPQTNNVFPSLSIEENLQMGLFLKPKEFSSRAAEMWDLFPMLADRRKQRAGSLSGGERQSVAMARALMMDPKVLLLDEPSAGLSPVRQDETFIRTRQINKTGVTIIMVEQNARRCLQICDRAYVLDQGRNAYDGPGRELANDPKVIELYLGTLASDVEAASTSSRPEDAQ comes from the coding sequence ATGACCGACTCGAATCTGGTGGTGCGCGCCGACGATCTCGTCGCCGGGTATCTGCCGGGGATCAACATCCTCAACGGGTGCACCCTCGAGGCGTTCCGAGGCGAGCTCATCGGCATCATCGGCCCGAACGGCGCCGGGAAGTCGACCCTGCTGAAAGCGCTGTTCGGTCTCGTCGACATCCGATCCGGCAGCGTGACGCTCGACGGCGAGGACATCACGAACACCGCGACCAATCAGCTGGTGCGCAAGGGCGTGGGATTCGTGCCGCAGACCAACAACGTCTTCCCCTCCCTCAGCATCGAGGAGAACCTGCAGATGGGCCTCTTCCTGAAGCCCAAGGAGTTCTCTTCGCGCGCCGCCGAGATGTGGGACCTCTTCCCGATGCTGGCCGACCGGCGCAAGCAGCGGGCGGGATCCCTCTCCGGCGGAGAGCGGCAATCGGTGGCGATGGCGCGCGCACTGATGATGGATCCCAAGGTGCTGCTCCTCGACGAGCCGAGCGCCGGGCTCTCCCCCGTGCGCCAGGACGAGACCTTCATCCGCACGCGTCAGATCAACAAGACCGGGGTCACGATCATCATGGTCGAGCAGAACGCGCGCCGGTGCCTGCAGATCTGCGATCGCGCCTACGTGCTCGATCAGGGGCGCAACGCCTACGACGGCCCGGGACGCGAGCTGGCGAACGATCCGAAGGTGATCGAGCTCTACCTCGGGACCCTCGCGAGCGACGTCGAGGCGGCCTCCACCTCGAGCCGCCCTGAGGACGCGCAGTAG
- a CDS encoding RNA-binding protein, whose translation MAEQALAEALDHLVRGIVDHPDHVRVDARETGRGEVLEVRVHPSDLGRVIGRGGRTASSLRTLASALAENGRVRVDVVDTDATSTDPTSTDAPVGAA comes from the coding sequence TTGGCTGAGCAGGCGCTGGCCGAGGCGCTCGACCATCTCGTCCGCGGCATCGTGGACCACCCGGACCACGTGCGCGTCGACGCGCGCGAGACCGGTCGCGGCGAGGTGCTCGAGGTGCGGGTGCACCCGAGCGATCTCGGTCGCGTGATCGGGCGCGGCGGTCGCACCGCCTCGTCGCTGCGCACCCTCGCCTCGGCGCTCGCCGAGAACGGTCGCGTGCGCGTCGACGTGGTCGACACCGACGCGACCAGCACCGACCCGACCAGCACCGACGCACCCGTGGGCGCCGCCTGA
- the ftsY gene encoding signal recognition particle-docking protein FtsY has product MAERSWSFSKAFRGIFSGPELITEETWDDLETALITADFGPEITESILGQLRSDVERHRVTEVKQMRGMLRDAIEERLAAYDPTLHLSERPSVILVVGVNGVGKTTTIGKFANYLTAFDKRILVGAADTFRAAAVEQLGTWAERAGVDIVTPQQQGQDPASVAFQTVERAKNDAYDIAIIDTAGRLQTKGGLMDELGKVRRVIEKQAPVAEVLLVLDATTGQNGLAQAQAFIEHAGVTGLVLTKLDGSAKGGFVLSVQQKTGLPIKLVGQGEGIGDLTGFTPHVFAQQLVG; this is encoded by the coding sequence ATGGCTGAACGATCCTGGTCCTTCTCGAAAGCCTTCCGCGGCATCTTCAGCGGTCCCGAGCTCATCACCGAGGAGACGTGGGACGATCTGGAGACGGCCCTCATCACCGCCGACTTCGGCCCCGAGATCACCGAGTCGATCCTGGGACAGCTGCGCAGCGACGTCGAGCGGCATCGCGTGACCGAGGTGAAGCAGATGCGCGGCATGCTGCGCGACGCGATCGAGGAGCGCCTCGCCGCCTACGACCCGACGCTGCATCTCTCGGAGCGGCCCTCCGTGATCCTGGTGGTCGGCGTGAACGGCGTCGGCAAGACCACCACGATCGGCAAGTTCGCCAACTACCTCACGGCATTCGACAAGCGGATTCTCGTGGGGGCGGCGGACACCTTCCGCGCCGCCGCGGTCGAGCAGCTGGGCACCTGGGCGGAGCGGGCGGGCGTCGATATCGTCACACCCCAGCAGCAGGGCCAGGATCCCGCCTCCGTCGCATTCCAGACCGTCGAGCGCGCGAAGAACGACGCGTACGACATCGCGATCATCGACACCGCGGGTCGGCTGCAGACGAAGGGCGGGCTCATGGACGAGCTCGGGAAGGTGCGCCGCGTGATCGAGAAGCAGGCGCCCGTCGCCGAGGTGCTGCTGGTGCTCGACGCCACGACCGGGCAGAACGGGCTCGCGCAGGCCCAGGCGTTCATCGAGCACGCCGGGGTGACCGGCCTCGTGCTGACGAAGCTCGACGGCTCGGCGAAGGGCGGATTCGTGCTCTCGGTGCAGCAGAAGACCGGGCTCCCCATCAAGCTCGTGGGCCAGGGCGAGGGCATCGGCGATCTCACCGGCTTCACCCCGCACGTCTTCGCTCAGCAACTCGTCGGCTAG
- a CDS encoding branched-chain amino acid ABC transporter permease, which yields MNQKSQRRRSATRGLLLLLIAGLLSVLGVGGLASPAFAAECTPDASTGCVQGVIKLSSGDPAAGLAVSLDGASESQQTETDANGQWAFSVTEAGTYTVAVDEASLPEGEFLRSAAARDVDVQLNNQASALFPLTDDPDAVQAPAADDDAQQAESSQSSASSFSWSRFWQQFVSGIRMGLLISLASLGLSLVFGTTGLSNFAQGEMVTMGGLLAALFAGLTGNLWLAGLLAVLASAGFGWAQDKVLWKPLRKRRLSLMQLMIVSIGLSITLQYAFQFFFGSGVVRIDRSTAETITIAGVTLTVQSYIAMGVSLLAIIAVGLGLMYTRFGRATRAISDNPALARASGIDVDRVINIVWIVSGGLAGLAGVFFGLVFNGLNWFTGGTMLLMFFAAVTLGGLGTAFGAFVGSMIIGMMVELTNIWLPGDLKYATALLLLILILLVRPQGIFGRKERIG from the coding sequence GTGAATCAGAAGTCCCAACGGAGACGATCCGCCACGAGGGGACTGCTCCTCCTCCTGATCGCCGGGCTCCTGTCGGTACTCGGGGTCGGCGGGCTCGCCTCACCGGCTTTCGCCGCCGAGTGCACTCCGGACGCCTCGACCGGCTGCGTGCAGGGCGTGATCAAGCTGAGCAGCGGCGACCCCGCCGCGGGGCTCGCGGTCTCGCTCGACGGCGCCTCCGAGTCGCAGCAGACGGAGACCGATGCCAACGGCCAGTGGGCCTTCAGCGTGACCGAGGCGGGCACCTACACCGTCGCCGTCGACGAGGCGTCGCTCCCGGAGGGCGAGTTCCTCCGGAGCGCGGCCGCTCGCGACGTCGACGTGCAGCTCAACAACCAGGCGAGCGCGCTGTTCCCCCTCACCGACGACCCCGATGCGGTGCAGGCGCCCGCCGCAGACGACGACGCGCAGCAGGCCGAGTCCTCGCAGTCGTCCGCGAGCTCGTTCTCGTGGTCGAGATTCTGGCAGCAGTTCGTCTCCGGCATCCGCATGGGCCTGCTCATCTCGCTCGCCTCGCTCGGCCTCTCCCTCGTCTTCGGCACCACCGGCCTCAGCAACTTCGCGCAGGGCGAGATGGTGACGATGGGCGGCCTGCTCGCCGCTCTCTTCGCCGGTCTCACCGGCAACCTCTGGCTCGCGGGGCTGCTCGCGGTGCTCGCCTCGGCGGGCTTCGGGTGGGCTCAGGACAAGGTGCTCTGGAAACCGCTGCGCAAACGACGCCTGAGCCTGATGCAGCTCATGATCGTATCGATCGGCCTCTCCATCACCCTGCAGTACGCCTTCCAGTTCTTCTTCGGATCCGGCGTGGTGCGCATCGATCGCAGCACCGCCGAGACGATCACCATCGCGGGGGTGACGCTCACCGTGCAGTCCTACATCGCCATGGGCGTCTCGCTGCTCGCGATCATCGCCGTCGGCCTCGGCCTCATGTACACGCGTTTCGGGCGGGCGACCCGGGCGATCTCGGACAATCCGGCCCTCGCGCGGGCGTCGGGAATCGACGTCGACCGCGTGATCAACATCGTGTGGATCGTCAGCGGCGGCCTCGCGGGTCTTGCGGGCGTCTTCTTCGGACTCGTCTTCAACGGCCTCAACTGGTTCACCGGCGGCACCATGCTCCTGATGTTCTTCGCGGCGGTGACGCTCGGCGGACTCGGCACCGCGTTCGGCGCCTTCGTCGGTTCGATGATCATCGGGATGATGGTCGAGCTCACGAACATCTGGCTGCCGGGCGACCTGAAGTACGCCACCGCGCTGCTTCTACTCATCCTCATCCTGCTGGTGCGGCCGCAGGGCATCTTCGGACGTAAAGAGCGGATCGGCTAG